Proteins from a genomic interval of Asticcacaulis sp. AND118:
- a CDS encoding histidine kinase famiy protein, with product MKRSDFGPADGCMSDDHTPQEPHLSGLDRQTLHDLNNMFGAARGSLQLMQARHKDDPQTLRIAGVALQSLENAQAFTYERLSRLPERAKERADKRDTDGGMPDSPERVSARRGVIDSSDRHDLFFAAIEMTRMPMIVTDPNRPDNPVVFANQAFLNTTGYSMEEVLGRNCRFLQGEGTDPEVVANIRRAIRERTDIAVEIQNFRKDGTAFWNALFVSPIFDRDGKLLYFFGSQLDVTRRREAEMALRRAQKMEAIGQLTGGIAHDFNNLLQVIIGNLQMARTVTEQPDKLNRHHEAVMQAAQKARILTQQLLAFSRKQPLEARIVNLNRVVSDLKDLLSRTLGAFVEIELDLAPDLTNARIDTVQLEMALINILANARDAMPDGGRVTIRTSHRSTPEGERVALSVSDTGEGMPPEVLSRITEPFFTTKEVGKGTGLGLAQVYGFVKQSDGGFSVDSAPGEGTTVHLCFPAVSAPDERAPATEGASPIRGKGEIVLLVEDNREVRELACAILEADGYTVVARENAADAIDYLNGTDRVDLLFTDIVMSGKMNGVALAKAARQMHSDLPILVTTGFADDVHGHTNAREFETIYKPYMPDELSARVRGVLNRKGDHRS from the coding sequence ATGAAACGTTCGGACTTCGGTCCGGCGGATGGATGCATGTCGGACGACCACACCCCGCAGGAGCCTCACCTCAGTGGCTTAGACCGCCAGACCCTTCACGACCTGAACAATATGTTCGGTGCAGCCAGGGGTAGTCTGCAACTGATGCAGGCAAGGCATAAGGACGATCCGCAGACCCTGCGTATCGCGGGTGTGGCGCTGCAAAGCCTCGAAAACGCGCAGGCATTCACTTACGAAAGGCTGTCGCGCCTGCCTGAGCGCGCGAAGGAACGCGCAGATAAGCGCGACACCGATGGCGGCATGCCAGACTCCCCCGAACGGGTGTCTGCGCGCCGAGGTGTTATCGACTCCAGCGACCGGCACGACCTGTTCTTCGCCGCGATCGAGATGACGCGTATGCCGATGATCGTCACCGATCCGAACCGGCCCGACAACCCCGTCGTCTTTGCCAATCAGGCCTTTCTCAACACCACCGGCTACAGCATGGAAGAGGTGCTCGGACGAAATTGCCGTTTCCTGCAGGGCGAGGGAACCGACCCGGAAGTTGTCGCCAACATCCGCCGCGCCATTCGCGAACGCACGGATATTGCCGTCGAAATCCAGAACTTCCGCAAGGACGGCACGGCCTTCTGGAACGCCTTGTTCGTCAGCCCGATCTTCGACCGCGACGGCAAGCTGCTCTATTTCTTCGGCTCGCAACTCGACGTCACGCGCCGCCGCGAAGCCGAGATGGCGCTGCGCCGGGCGCAGAAGATGGAGGCCATCGGGCAATTGACCGGCGGCATCGCCCACGACTTCAACAACCTGCTGCAGGTGATCATCGGCAACCTTCAGATGGCGCGCACCGTCACCGAACAGCCGGACAAGCTCAACCGCCACCACGAGGCGGTGATGCAGGCGGCTCAGAAGGCGCGCATCCTGACGCAGCAGCTTCTGGCCTTTTCGCGCAAGCAGCCGCTGGAAGCGCGCATCGTCAATCTCAACCGCGTCGTCTCGGACCTCAAGGACCTGTTGTCGCGGACACTGGGTGCCTTTGTCGAGATCGAGCTGGATCTGGCGCCGGACCTCACCAATGCGCGTATCGATACGGTGCAGCTTGAGATGGCGCTGATCAATATTCTGGCCAATGCGCGCGACGCCATGCCTGACGGCGGCCGCGTCACCATCCGCACCTCGCACCGCTCGACGCCGGAAGGCGAGCGCGTCGCCCTGTCGGTCAGCGATACGGGCGAAGGCATGCCGCCCGAAGTGCTGAGCCGCATCACCGAGCCCTTTTTCACCACCAAGGAGGTGGGCAAGGGCACGGGGCTGGGGCTGGCTCAGGTCTACGGCTTCGTCAAGCAATCGGACGGCGGCTTTTCGGTCGACAGCGCGCCGGGCGAGGGCACGACCGTCCACCTGTGTTTCCCGGCGGTCTCCGCGCCGGATGAGCGGGCCCCGGCCACCGAGGGGGCCTCACCGATTCGCGGCAAGGGCGAGATCGTGCTGCTGGTCGAGGACAATCGCGAGGTGCGCGAACTGGCCTGCGCCATACTGGAGGCCGACGGCTATACGGTGGTGGCGCGCGAAAACGCGGCGGACGCCATCGACTATCTGAACGGAACGGACCGGGTGGACCTGCTGTTCACCGATATCGTCATGTCGGGCAAGATGAACGGCGTTGCCCTGGCCAAGGCCGCGCGGCAGATGCACTCCGACCTGCCGATCCTCGTGACCACAGGCTTTGCCGACGACGTGCACGGGCACACCAATGCGCGCGAATTCGAGACCATCTACAAACCCTACATGCCTGATGAACTGTCGGCGCGGGTGCGCGGCGTGCTGAACCGCAAAGGGGACCATCGCTCCTGA
- a CDS encoding helix-turn-helix domain-containing protein codes for MGRSADYSSERCAIAAAVDIVGEPWTLLIVRNAFLGYKRFEQWQKSLGVARNVLAARLKRLVALGLMEAVPYSERPLRHEYVLTDKGRSLKGVLVALYGWGREHIYDDEDGPFFELVHDDCTDRFITTLKCEACGEMIDDNSVLKAREDGKGMTLAELYERKGIAVE; via the coding sequence ATGGGACGTTCGGCTGACTATTCCAGCGAAAGGTGCGCCATTGCCGCGGCGGTGGACATCGTAGGTGAACCCTGGACCCTTCTCATCGTGAGAAATGCCTTTCTGGGGTACAAACGCTTCGAGCAATGGCAGAAAAGTCTGGGTGTGGCGCGCAATGTTCTGGCCGCGCGCCTGAAGCGTCTGGTGGCGCTGGGTCTGATGGAGGCCGTCCCCTATTCCGAACGCCCGTTGCGCCACGAATACGTCCTGACGGACAAGGGCCGCAGCCTGAAGGGCGTGCTGGTCGCGCTGTACGGCTGGGGCCGGGAACACATCTATGACGATGAGGACGGCCCCTTTTTCGAACTGGTCCACGACGACTGCACCGACCGTTTTATCACCACGCTCAAGTGCGAAGCCTGCGGCGAAATGATCGACGACAACAGCGTGCTTAAGGCGCGCGAGGACGGCAAGGGCATGACGCTGGCCGAGCTTTACGAACGCAAGGGCATTGCGGTCGAATAA
- a CDS encoding Lrp/AsnC family transcriptional regulator, which produces MSADIDELDARILTLVQEDANLSVAEIAEKVNLSPSPCWRRLKRLEDIGVIRKRVTLLEPDQLGLGFEVYAAVKLSLPSRENLEAFEARLAEWPEIVSCATVTGREDYMLRIVTRDMHAYDDFMRDKLLASDLVSAIESRIVIRSVKTTTALPLKLVVPGADG; this is translated from the coding sequence GTGTCCGCAGATATCGACGAATTGGACGCGCGTATTCTGACCCTCGTGCAGGAGGACGCCAACCTGTCGGTGGCCGAGATCGCCGAAAAGGTCAATCTCTCCCCCTCGCCGTGCTGGCGGCGGCTGAAACGACTCGAAGACATCGGCGTCATCCGCAAACGTGTGACCCTGCTGGAGCCCGACCAACTGGGCCTCGGCTTCGAGGTCTATGCGGCGGTCAAGCTGTCCCTGCCTTCGCGCGAGAATCTGGAAGCCTTCGAGGCGCGGCTGGCCGAATGGCCGGAGATCGTCTCCTGCGCCACGGTGACGGGCCGCGAAGACTATATGCTGCGCATCGTCACCCGCGACATGCACGCCTATGACGACTTCATGCGCGACAAACTGCTGGCCTCGGACCTCGTTTCGGCGATCGAGAGCCGCATCGTCATCCGCTCGGTGAAAACGACCACAGCCCTGCCGTTGAAGCTTGTCGTGCCGGGGGCGGATGGCTAA
- a CDS encoding glycosyltransferase, which produces MRILNLMLARGRGGLEGMARRYHEALTAEGFEVLSVGHAKGLLAETVRPAQFAPLNSGFTGDPLAALTLKGLAKRFKADLILAHGNRAIALAGHPFAGSGAKTLGVVHNFRFKPTLTRVRAAIAVSPAVHEAIRARYPRLETHLLENFTPLVMHPVKTFPLDAPRIGSLGRLHVNKGFDVLIRAASVLRDRGTDVSLVIAGDGPEKEALNTLIADLRLEDRVALLGWIEPPDGFLASLDLFVLSSRVEPFGLVVAEAMAAGAPIVSTRIDGPRHILRDGELAGMVPPEDPQALADAIEAVAKDWLPVLDRACHAQAHALETYGLIAGHARLKSLINRFQPEN; this is translated from the coding sequence ATGCGTATTCTCAATCTGATGCTGGCCAGGGGACGCGGCGGGCTGGAAGGCATGGCGCGACGCTATCATGAGGCGCTGACGGCCGAAGGCTTCGAGGTGCTGAGCGTCGGCCACGCCAAGGGGCTGCTGGCCGAGACAGTCAGGCCGGCGCAGTTCGCCCCGCTCAACAGCGGTTTTACCGGCGACCCTCTGGCGGCGCTGACGCTGAAAGGGCTGGCCAAACGCTTCAAAGCCGATCTGATCCTCGCCCATGGCAACCGCGCCATCGCTCTGGCCGGGCATCCCTTCGCGGGTTCAGGCGCGAAAACGCTCGGGGTGGTGCACAATTTCCGCTTCAAGCCGACCTTGACCAGAGTCCGCGCCGCCATCGCTGTCTCACCCGCCGTGCATGAAGCCATCCGCGCGCGCTATCCGCGCCTGGAAACGCACCTGCTGGAGAATTTCACGCCGCTGGTCATGCACCCGGTCAAGACCTTCCCGCTCGATGCGCCGCGCATCGGCTCGCTGGGGCGGCTGCACGTCAACAAGGGGTTCGACGTGCTGATCCGCGCGGCGTCTGTCTTGCGCGACCGGGGCACGGACGTGTCGCTGGTCATCGCCGGGGACGGGCCGGAAAAAGAGGCGCTGAACACACTGATCGCCGACCTCAGGCTTGAGGACCGCGTGGCGTTATTGGGGTGGATCGAGCCGCCGGACGGGTTTCTGGCCTCGCTCGACCTGTTCGTCCTGTCGTCGCGCGTCGAGCCGTTCGGGCTGGTGGTGGCCGAAGCCATGGCCGCCGGCGCGCCGATCGTCTCCACGCGCATCGACGGCCCGCGCCATATCCTGCGCGATGGCGAGTTGGCCGGCATGGTCCCGCCCGAAGACCCGCAGGCGCTGGCCGACGCGATTGAAGCGGTGGCGAAGGACTGGCTGCCCGTGCTCGACCGCGCCTGTCATGCGCAGGCCCATGCGCTGGAAACCTACGGCCTGATCGCGGGTCATGCGCGGCTCAAAAGCCTTATCAACCGGTTTCAGCCCGAAAACTGA
- the mnmA gene encoding tRNA 2-thiouridine(34) synthase MnmA, with protein MNAPVSPSAAACPVPVFDAADLGEAIESVRKSVGLPQGARVVAAMSGGVDSSVAAALLHAAGYEVIGVTLQLYDHGQALKKTGACCAGQDIHDARIAAEKIGIAHYVLDYESRFKDSVIEEFADSYLRGETPVPCIRCNQTVKFRDLLDVARDLGAEAMATGHYVERAVVSKSSGANRAELRRAVDRNRDQSYFLFATTRDQLDFLRFPLADIPKPQVRDIARQMGLNVAAKPDSQDICFVPEGKYTTLIDRLRPQGREAGDIVHLDGRVLGRHEGITGYTIGQRRGLNIAVGEPLFVIKLDAEARRVIVGPREALNTAALVMKETNWLGDHETLEAAAEAGLPVLARVRSTRPPVPARLSLHDGQVEVVFDTSEEGVAPGQACVLYDPADEDRVLGGGFIERTRAVDYKA; from the coding sequence ATGAACGCCCCTGTTAGTCCCTCTGCCGCCGCCTGCCCCGTACCCGTTTTCGACGCCGCCGACCTTGGCGAGGCGATCGAAAGCGTGCGCAAGAGCGTCGGCCTGCCGCAAGGCGCACGCGTGGTCGCCGCCATGTCGGGCGGAGTGGACTCTTCGGTCGCCGCCGCCCTTCTGCACGCGGCGGGTTATGAGGTCATCGGCGTCACGCTTCAGCTCTACGATCACGGTCAGGCGTTGAAAAAGACCGGGGCCTGCTGCGCCGGTCAGGACATTCACGACGCGCGCATCGCCGCCGAAAAGATCGGCATCGCCCACTACGTCCTCGACTACGAGAGCCGCTTCAAGGACTCGGTGATCGAGGAATTCGCCGACTCCTATCTGCGCGGCGAAACCCCTGTGCCGTGCATCCGCTGCAACCAGACGGTCAAGTTCCGCGACCTGCTCGACGTCGCCCGTGATCTGGGGGCCGAGGCTATGGCCACCGGTCACTATGTCGAGCGCGCCGTAGTTTCCAAATCTTCCGGGGCAAACCGCGCCGAGCTGCGCCGCGCCGTCGACCGCAACCGTGATCAGTCCTACTTCCTGTTCGCCACCACCCGCGATCAGCTCGACTTCCTGCGCTTTCCGCTGGCCGACATCCCCAAGCCGCAGGTGCGCGACATCGCGCGCCAGATGGGGCTGAACGTCGCCGCCAAGCCGGACTCGCAGGACATCTGTTTCGTGCCGGAAGGCAAGTACACCACCCTGATCGACCGCCTGCGCCCGCAAGGCCGCGAGGCCGGCGACATCGTGCATCTGGACGGGCGCGTGCTGGGCCGGCATGAGGGCATCACCGGCTACACCATCGGTCAGCGCCGCGGCCTCAATATCGCCGTGGGCGAGCCCCTGTTCGTCATCAAGCTCGACGCCGAGGCGCGCCGCGTCATCGTCGGCCCGCGTGAAGCCCTGAACACCGCCGCCCTGGTGATGAAGGAAACCAACTGGCTGGGCGATCATGAGACGCTCGAAGCCGCCGCCGAAGCGGGCCTGCCGGTGCTGGCGCGCGTCCGCTCGACCCGCCCGCCGGTCCCGGCCCGCCTGAGCCTCCATGACGGTCAGGTCGAGGTCGTGTTCGACACGTCGGAAGAAGGCGTCGCGCCCGGTCAGGCCTGCGTGCTGTACGACCCGGCGGACGAAGACCGCGTTCTGGGCGGCGGCTTTATCGAACGCACCCGCGCCGTCGACTACAAAGCATAA
- a CDS encoding flagellin produces MRISTGQMWGNALSNLMQAQIRKDEANNQVSTRKVATDFGGYGRGAEVIAAYQSSLERVNGYTQVAQSVSDRLDSQNVALERAGEGLATGKDGLMDAIASQTLDGLTTVLQSSYMAFADGLNYKHQGTYLFGGGNETDSPLAANNLTDLATTPAADTFNNGTVKKASKIDGTTTLQTGMLASDIGAEGVAVFRDIKAFIDANAPMQGQMTEAQQTELQALANRLGTAYTKMVDQTSLNGTLQTRVENTLNSLEGQGNSLTNLINTKTEVNMAEAYTKLEQADLTVQAAAQVVANLKSVSLLDLLR; encoded by the coding sequence ATGCGTATCTCAACCGGTCAGATGTGGGGCAACGCCCTCTCGAACCTCATGCAGGCCCAGATCCGCAAGGACGAGGCCAATAATCAGGTCTCGACGCGCAAGGTCGCCACCGATTTCGGCGGCTACGGCCGCGGCGCGGAAGTCATCGCCGCCTATCAGTCGTCGCTGGAACGCGTCAACGGCTACACCCAGGTGGCGCAGAGCGTCTCCGACCGCCTCGATAGCCAGAACGTCGCCCTCGAACGCGCCGGCGAAGGTCTGGCGACCGGCAAGGACGGCCTGATGGACGCCATAGCCAGCCAGACGCTCGACGGCCTGACCACCGTGCTGCAATCCAGCTACATGGCCTTTGCCGACGGCCTGAACTACAAGCATCAGGGCACCTATCTGTTCGGCGGCGGCAACGAGACCGACTCGCCGCTGGCGGCCAACAACCTGACGGACCTGGCCACCACGCCGGCCGCCGACACCTTCAACAACGGCACGGTGAAGAAGGCGTCGAAGATCGACGGCACCACCACCCTGCAGACCGGTATGCTGGCCAGCGATATCGGGGCCGAAGGCGTGGCCGTCTTCCGCGACATCAAGGCCTTTATCGACGCCAACGCGCCCATGCAGGGCCAGATGACCGAGGCCCAGCAGACCGAGCTTCAGGCCCTCGCCAACCGCCTCGGCACGGCCTACACCAAGATGGTCGACCAGACCTCGCTGAACGGCACGCTGCAGACCCGCGTCGAGAACACGCTGAACTCGCTGGAAGGTCAGGGCAACAGCCTGACCAACCTCATCAACACCAAGACCGAGGTCAATATGGCCGAAGCCTACACCAAGCTGGAGCAGGCGGATCTGACCGTTCAGGCGGCGGCGCAGGTGGTGGCCAATCTCAAGTCGGTGTCGCTGCTCGACCTGCTGCGTTAA
- the flgK gene encoding flagellar hook-associated protein FlgK: MSLNSILNIGASGLMTAQSQLKVVSDNISNVSTPGYIRKIGTQQAAVLGGQGAGVMSGQVRLAADKYLQQAALRATSSASQAEVFHDLFDQIQAQFGDLTDANGLFNLGDKALSAAASASESPTSSAARQEVLSALESFFDEGKRISGEIQSARANADGRIATTVKSINDLIKNISDLNPTISQASISGNDATGAQIKQAGYIDELSKLIDVEITTNTNGGVTVRTSSGMVLAGDQQATLSYQPTNPVTASSTFNSIIVTGPNGEKRDFSDHIKTGELRGLLDLRDKDSAAVSAQLSEYMSVYADQLNAAHNASSSVPAPSSLTGKAMNQTLAEALNGFTGKTSLVAFNADGSIAREVELDFSTMQMSIDGGAPTAFTAATFESSVDTALTGYGSIDFTNGKLSLQGTGSYGVAIADDATSPSAKNGKGFSHFFGMNDLIRSDTPIDYATGLTATSAHGFNSGTVKFDILNGSGSRIQTTEIAFPAGGTMTDLVNTLNDSSTGLGRFGTFSLSTTGELTFKGFGNPANSLGIADDSTARLGAGASFSEMFGIGGAAAERTGNLTIDPTVLNNLDRLSLATVNLNAAAGAPALVAGDGSGGQRLAAIATRNVTFKSAGYNNGGVSTLSRYGSDLAGQVGTIASTAKSRMDGAAALSSEASSRRSAAEGVNLDEELINLTTYQQAYSASSRLIQAANEMYDVLLNMF; encoded by the coding sequence ATGTCGCTCAACTCCATCCTCAATATCGGCGCGTCCGGCCTGATGACGGCGCAAAGCCAGCTCAAGGTCGTTTCGGACAACATCTCGAACGTCAGCACGCCGGGCTATATCCGCAAGATCGGCACCCAGCAGGCCGCCGTGCTGGGCGGTCAGGGCGCGGGCGTCATGTCCGGTCAGGTGCGCCTCGCCGCCGACAAGTACCTGCAGCAGGCCGCCTTGCGCGCCACGTCGTCGGCGTCGCAGGCCGAGGTGTTCCACGACCTGTTCGATCAGATTCAGGCGCAGTTCGGCGACCTGACCGACGCCAACGGCCTGTTCAACCTCGGCGACAAGGCCCTGTCGGCCGCCGCTTCGGCGTCGGAAAGCCCCACATCGAGCGCCGCGCGCCAGGAAGTGCTGTCGGCGCTGGAAAGCTTCTTCGACGAAGGCAAACGTATTTCCGGCGAGATCCAGAGCGCCCGCGCCAATGCCGACGGCCGCATCGCCACCACCGTCAAGTCGATCAACGACCTGATCAAGAATATTTCCGACCTCAACCCGACCATCTCTCAGGCCAGCATCAGCGGCAACGACGCCACCGGCGCGCAGATCAAGCAGGCCGGCTATATTGACGAACTGTCGAAGCTGATCGATGTCGAGATCACCACCAACACCAATGGCGGCGTGACGGTGCGCACCTCGTCAGGCATGGTGCTGGCCGGCGACCAGCAGGCGACCCTCAGCTATCAGCCGACCAATCCGGTCACGGCCTCCTCGACCTTCAACTCGATCATCGTCACCGGCCCCAACGGCGAAAAGCGCGACTTTTCCGACCACATCAAGACGGGCGAATTGCGCGGTCTTCTGGACCTGCGCGACAAGGACTCCGCCGCCGTCAGCGCCCAGTTGTCCGAATATATGTCGGTCTATGCCGATCAGCTCAACGCCGCGCACAATGCGTCTTCCTCGGTTCCGGCCCCCTCCTCCCTGACTGGCAAGGCGATGAACCAGACGCTGGCCGAAGCGCTGAACGGCTTTACCGGCAAGACCAGCCTGGTCGCGTTCAATGCCGACGGCTCGATCGCGCGCGAAGTCGAACTGGACTTTTCCACCATGCAGATGTCGATCGACGGCGGCGCGCCCACCGCTTTCACCGCCGCCACCTTCGAAAGTAGCGTCGACACGGCCCTCACCGGTTACGGTTCGATCGACTTCACCAATGGCAAGCTGAGCCTGCAGGGTACGGGCAGCTACGGCGTGGCCATCGCCGACGACGCCACCTCGCCCTCGGCCAAGAACGGCAAAGGGTTCTCGCACTTCTTCGGCATGAACGACCTGATACGTTCCGACACGCCGATCGACTACGCCACCGGGCTGACGGCGACCTCGGCGCACGGCTTCAACAGCGGCACGGTCAAGTTCGATATCCTGAACGGCTCAGGCTCGCGCATACAGACGACGGAGATCGCCTTCCCCGCCGGCGGCACCATGACCGACCTGGTCAACACGCTGAACGACTCCTCGACGGGACTGGGCCGCTTCGGCACCTTCTCGCTGAGCACGACGGGCGAACTGACCTTCAAGGGCTTCGGCAACCCGGCCAACAGCCTCGGCATCGCCGACGACAGCACAGCCCGCCTCGGTGCCGGCGCGTCGTTCAGCGAAATGTTCGGCATAGGCGGCGCGGCGGCGGAACGCACCGGCAATCTGACGATCGACCCGACCGTCCTCAACAATCTGGACCGCCTGTCTCTCGCCACGGTGAATCTAAACGCCGCGGCGGGCGCCCCGGCGCTGGTGGCCGGCGACGGCAGCGGCGGTCAGCGTCTGGCGGCCATCGCCACCAGGAACGTCACCTTCAAATCGGCGGGCTATAATAACGGCGGCGTCTCGACCCTGTCGCGCTACGGCTCCGATCTGGCCGGTCAGGTCGGCACCATCGCCTCGACGGCCAAATCGCGCATGGACGGCGCGGCGGCCCTGTCGAGCGAGGCGTCATCGCGCCGCAGCGCCGCCGAAGGCGTCAATCTCGACGAGGAACTGATCAACCTCACCACCTATCAGCAGGCCTATTCGGCATCCTCGCGCCTCATCCAGGCCGCGAACGAGATGTACGACGTCCTGCTCAACATGTTCTGA
- a CDS encoding flagellar hook-length control protein FliK, translating into MTPAQGATEAATPVSAVDAAETAGRFGQALASVQKDDRAALDETVGTDGDRQEDATAKASGELSAELLAVLLGQQTPQPVTPPASAETQAVEAQALAQGQASPATVSEAANPAAIAPELSAALRAELNGEGEEASAQDPFAEALDTFTGDVRETAEAKAEGRAETRQTSIEDALQSLSGAMKTVDDASATSQNTTQAANLTATQATSQSLAQMQAQVAPPNDSGLRFTPTPPTAQETVHTYSLSPHTAENIAALSAQISRRLGSKSTSFDMELRPTDMGKVDVKLEIGHDGKLTAHLRFDSPVAESEFKGRQDDLRRQLEQAGFQMDDASLNFASSDQGRGRQFAEAEPGDFGAPVTEPEAVAATDAHTLIDAQLMAAASADPTLYAQMSAGGYGQTRTLSLSVLV; encoded by the coding sequence ATGACGCCCGCCCAAGGTGCGACCGAAGCCGCGACGCCCGTTTCGGCCGTCGACGCGGCGGAGACGGCTGGCCGTTTCGGTCAGGCGCTGGCGTCGGTGCAGAAGGACGACAGGGCCGCGCTCGACGAGACGGTGGGGACGGACGGCGATAGGCAAGAGGACGCGACGGCGAAGGCATCCGGCGAACTGAGCGCGGAGCTTCTGGCCGTTCTGCTGGGTCAGCAGACGCCACAACCGGTCACGCCGCCCGCTTCGGCGGAAACGCAGGCCGTCGAGGCTCAGGCTCTGGCGCAGGGGCAGGCCTCGCCCGCAACCGTATCAGAGGCGGCCAATCCCGCCGCCATCGCTCCGGAACTGTCGGCCGCTCTGCGCGCGGAACTGAACGGCGAGGGCGAAGAGGCGTCGGCGCAAGACCCCTTTGCCGAAGCGCTCGACACCTTCACCGGCGATGTCCGGGAGACGGCCGAAGCGAAGGCGGAGGGGCGCGCGGAGACGCGGCAGACCTCGATCGAAGACGCGCTGCAAAGCCTGTCGGGCGCGATGAAGACGGTGGACGACGCGAGCGCGACATCGCAAAACACTACTCAGGCTGCAAACCTGACGGCCACTCAGGCGACGTCCCAATCGCTGGCTCAGATGCAGGCGCAGGTCGCGCCGCCAAACGACAGCGGTCTGCGCTTCACGCCGACCCCGCCCACGGCGCAGGAGACGGTTCACACCTATTCCCTGTCGCCGCACACGGCGGAAAACATCGCCGCCCTCAGCGCCCAGATATCGCGGCGGCTGGGCAGCAAGTCGACCAGCTTCGACATGGAACTGCGTCCGACCGACATGGGCAAGGTCGATGTGAAGCTGGAGATCGGCCATGACGGCAAGCTGACGGCGCATCTGCGCTTCGACAGCCCCGTGGCCGAAAGTGAATTCAAGGGCCGTCAGGACGATCTGCGCCGTCAGCTCGAACAGGCCGGCTTCCAGATGGACGACGCCTCCCTGAACTTCGCCTCATCCGATCAAGGGCGCGGCCGTCAGTTCGCCGAAGCCGAGCCGGGCGATTTCGGAGCGCCCGTCACCGAGCCCGAAGCCGTTGCGGCCACCGACGCCCACACCCTCATCGACGCCCAGTTGATGGCCGCGGCGTCCGCCGATCCCACCCTCTATGCCCAGATGTCCGCCGGCGGCTACGGCCAGACGCGGACCCTGTCGCTCAGCGTTCTTGTGTAA
- a CDS encoding flagellar hook assembly protein FlgD, which translates to MVTSTQSTTSTTSTTNTSSSSTTSGLASTYETFLGLLTAQIKNQDPLSPMDSAEWTNQLVQYSSVEQQLKSNEYLQALVGLSAGNMAGSVNMIGKTAIADIDTQTFKDKDLTWHYELAGTASKVDVEVLDSDGKTVWKGTSDQLTKGDNSFTWDGKDSSGNTVKEGNYTLKVTATSANGATIANAVSVQQRVDGTELIDGEIILRMGYSLIPMSYVTGVRETANA; encoded by the coding sequence ATGGTTACGTCCACCCAGAGCACGACCAGCACGACGTCCACGACCAATACGTCGTCCTCATCGACCACCAGCGGTCTGGCCAGCACCTACGAAACGTTTCTGGGCCTGCTGACCGCCCAGATCAAAAATCAGGACCCGCTGTCGCCGATGGATTCGGCGGAATGGACCAATCAGCTCGTGCAGTATTCCAGCGTCGAGCAGCAGTTGAAGTCTAACGAATACCTTCAGGCGCTTGTCGGTCTGAGCGCCGGCAACATGGCCGGTTCGGTCAATATGATCGGCAAGACGGCCATCGCCGACATCGACACCCAGACCTTCAAGGACAAGGACCTGACCTGGCATTACGAACTGGCCGGCACCGCGTCCAAGGTCGATGTCGAGGTGCTCGATTCCGACGGCAAGACCGTCTGGAAAGGCACGTCCGACCAACTGACCAAGGGCGACAACAGCTTCACCTGGGACGGCAAGGATTCGTCCGGCAACACGGTGAAGGAGGGCAACTATACCCTCAAGGTCACCGCCACCTCGGCCAATGGCGCCACGATCGCCAACGCCGTTTCGGTTCAGCAGCGCGTCGACGGCACCGAGCTGATCGACGGCGAGATCATCCTGCGCATGGGCTATTCGCTGATTCCCATGTCCTACGTCACCGGCGTCCGGGAAACCGCCAATGCCTGA